A region of Fimbriimonadaceae bacterium DNA encodes the following proteins:
- the hisF_2 gene encoding Imidazole glycerol phosphate synthase subunit HisF, protein MKGVQFVGLRDAGDPVELASRYYEEGADELVFLDISASHQGVAPVIHLAERVAEAVFIPFTVGGGLRDPDAIRDALLAGADKVSLNSAALLDADLISRCADRFGSQCIVLAIDAKRETDGWHVYSHGGRNDTGRQAVEWAAEGVSRGAGEILLTSMDADGSQAGYDLELTRAVAEAVNVPVIASGGAGKPEDLVEAVTKGNADAVLVAGIVHSGRYSIHQLKQAMHEHGLPVRLA, encoded by the coding sequence GTGAAGGGCGTTCAGTTCGTCGGCTTGCGCGACGCGGGCGACCCGGTGGAATTGGCCTCTCGCTATTACGAAGAGGGAGCGGACGAGCTCGTGTTCTTGGATATCTCCGCCTCGCATCAGGGTGTTGCTCCCGTGATCCACCTCGCCGAACGGGTGGCCGAAGCCGTTTTCATTCCGTTCACGGTCGGTGGTGGGTTGCGCGATCCAGATGCGATACGCGACGCGCTTCTCGCCGGAGCTGACAAGGTGAGCCTGAACTCCGCTGCCCTTCTCGATGCCGACTTGATCTCGCGCTGTGCGGATCGCTTCGGGTCCCAGTGCATCGTGCTGGCAATCGATGCCAAGCGCGAGACCGACGGCTGGCACGTTTACAGCCACGGAGGGCGAAACGACACTGGACGGCAAGCGGTCGAGTGGGCAGCTGAAGGGGTCAGTCGCGGGGCCGGAGAGATCCTCCTCACCAGTATGGATGCCGATGGGAGCCAAGCCGGCTATGATCTCGAGCTCACTCGGGCTGTCGCTGAAGCGGTCAACGTGCCTGTGATCGCCAGCGGCGGGGCCGGAAAGCCGGAGGACCTGGTCGAGGCGGTGACCAAGGGCAATGCAGACGCGGTGCTGGTTGCCGGCATTGTCCATAGCGGGCGCTATAGCATCCATCAACTAAAACAGGCCATGCATGAGCATGGCCTGCCGGTTCGGCTCGCCTAG
- the nuoE gene encoding NADH-quinone oxidoreductase subunit E, which produces MSDFIQIGSRHDRPKPPRPEELDLKFSAKAIAELEQLKGHYPDLKSCILPALWIAQREYGGVLPGEAIAEVAHRLERSYVEVEGVATFYTMYNTGHDPGRHKIEVCTCLTCQVCGAYKIADYLKQKLGVGFGQTTSDGVFFLEEVECLNACDRAPLLQIGDQYIGPVTEKDVDELIDRLRKDPNSSNVKLADEIVQVHLRATDKERVSNAAG; this is translated from the coding sequence ATGTCGGATTTCATCCAGATCGGCAGCCGTCACGACCGGCCGAAACCCCCGCGGCCAGAAGAACTCGACCTGAAGTTCTCGGCAAAGGCGATTGCTGAGCTCGAGCAGCTAAAGGGCCACTACCCCGATCTAAAGAGCTGCATCCTCCCTGCCCTCTGGATCGCGCAACGCGAGTACGGCGGCGTGCTCCCCGGAGAAGCTATCGCGGAAGTTGCCCACCGCCTCGAACGGAGCTATGTCGAGGTCGAGGGGGTTGCGACGTTCTACACGATGTACAACACCGGTCACGACCCGGGCCGGCACAAGATCGAAGTCTGCACGTGCCTGACGTGCCAGGTCTGCGGGGCCTACAAAATCGCAGACTATCTCAAGCAGAAGTTGGGTGTTGGTTTCGGCCAGACGACTTCGGACGGCGTCTTCTTCCTGGAGGAAGTCGAATGCCTGAACGCTTGCGACCGCGCTCCGCTGCTGCAGATCGGCGACCAATATATCGGCCCGGTCACCGAAAAGGACGTGGACGAGCTGATCGACCGCCTACGGAAGGACCCGAACTCCAGCAACGTGAAGCTGGCCGACGAAATCGTCCAAGTCCACCTCCGAGCGACCGATAAGGAAAGAGTCAGCAACGCTGCTGGTTAG